The nucleotide sequence GAGCCCTCATTGTAGGCTTCATAGGTCTTGGCATCCTGAGCCCACGATACGAAGTATTGCCGATATGCCTGAATCAGGGATAGGGCCATGAGCACACAAACCAAGAATAAGCCTGTGATTCGGGCCAGCCTATTGATAGGAAAGGTCTGATACCACATATAAAGCAAGTAATTTACTCCCATGCCGGCCATAATTAGAACTGGCACGGCTGTGCCTATGGATCTTAGAGCGTGAGGCAAACCTTCTGCCGTCAAAAGAGATGGCAATAACATTGATCCAAAAACAACCAGAAGCAATGCATACTTAGGTTTGGCAAAGTTAAATAGGCACATGACTAGGCCCAAAATAAACATTATGCCCACGAAAATATTTAGTAGCGGCTGGCCAGAAAAATTATGCCGATTATTACTATCCCCTATGTAATTGTATTGCAAAATAGTTTTTGCTGTTCCAGAAAGCAGAGTTTGAATTGGCTGACCATTATTTAAGTTTTTGTTCAAAAAGCTGGTACCACCTGCCCTAGCTGTAGACCCTCCAGGGTCCTTGATGGTGGTATACAAAAGTGGGCTCATAACTGCCCCAAAAACAGCCATACTAAGAATTAGCTTCTTCCAATTACTCATTAGCCAGCTTCTTCTAAAGATTAGCATATATATAAAACCTGCGAAGATTGCTGTTAATATCATGGAGAACGCTGTGTATGTATAAAATCCTAAGCCTAGAGATACTGCAGCAAGAATATAGTAAATCTTTTTATTAGTCTTATAGGCCTTAGCGCCAAATAGTAATATTAAGGCTATGAATAATGGCACTAGGCTAGCCCTAAAGCCATCGCGTTGAATTGTCACCACCCACGGATTGATTGCAAAAAAGAAAGCCGTGATCAGCGCTGTTCGGCGATTAAACCACTCTTTAGTGGCAAAGAATACCACTATTACGCTAAGAACTCCGAAGAGTGCAGGTGCAACTCTCAGAGCTGTTATTGTATTTCCCATCGCTAGGACAAAAACAGCCTGGAAATAAAAAAACAATGCCTCGCGGGGGCCATTAGTATTATAAATAATCCTTAGGTCGCGGTTTTCTAGGATCTTGAATATATCTAGTCCGTTTGCTGCTTCATCTGGATGTAAACCTGGCGGGAGTGTATTTAGCTGGTAGAATCTAAAAAATATAGCTAATGCGACTATTGCCAGAAGCAAAAACCAGACCATATTTTTCCTTATAAAAATGAGTGTTTTGTTATTTTTCATTATTAAATATAAAGTACTTATACATTAGATAATTATAAAACAGAACAACTGCTACAGCTGCTAGCAGGGCGGTGTTTCTAATATCAAACTCTCTAGTAAAGGGTAGCCTTAGGTAGCTAGTGATGCTGTATGCTAGCTGAGCTGGCCAAATCCAGACATCAGTAAAAACAAAAAATATTATTGGGCGAATTAAATATAGGCCAGCCGCAGTAATAATAAAAAACAAAACTAACTTAGCAGGAGATAGCTTTTTTGCCTTAAAGGTGAAGTTCTTATTGAATATGAAGCTATTAATCATTGCTGCAGTTCCAGATATTAACCCAGCCAAGACCACCCCAGTAATATTGTATTGTTTGCCAGCGAGAGTAAAGCTAAATATTAAAAGGGTACTGGGTAGTATTGTGGCCGCAAGAATATTTAGCAGGGTAAAATCTACCAGGGTGTTAAGTATGCCAACTAGACCAAATCTACCAACTTGGGCAGCCTCGGAAAGTTTATTAGAAGGTTTGGATTTAGTGTTACTCATCATATTGCTTATGGATTTATTATAACTCAATCTGTTCGGATATTAAATATTAATTTTGGCCGCCTCGGTCAATAGACTTAAAGAGGGTTTGCTCGGGCTGGAAGAATAGTTCGACTTCGCCAGTTGGACCATTACGATGCTTTTTTATAAGAATATCCGCGATATTCTTCTTCTCAGAATCCTTCTCATAATAATCCTCGCGATATATAAACATCACTACATCAGCATCCTGCTCTATAGAACCAGATTCTCGTAAATCGGACAACTGCGGGATCTTTGGTGATCTTTGCTCAACCGACCTAGAAAGCTGAGACAAGGCAATAACAGGCACATTTAGCTCTCGGGCCATTCCCTTAAGACCGCGGGATATTTCGGATATCTCCTGAACCCTATTTTCTGATGAGTTACGGCCACTCATTAGCTGCAAATAATCTATAACTATCAGCCCTAGATCGTGCTCAGATTGAAGACGGCGGGCTTTAGTTCTCATCTCCATAACATTTGCCATGGCAGAGTCGTCGATGTATATCGGCGCTTCGGACAATACCCCCATGGCCTTATTGAGTTTTTCAAAATCCTTATCTTCAAGACTCCCCGTTCTAAGCTTCCAGCTATCAATGCCGGCCTCCGACGCGAGAAGTCTGTCTATCAATTGCTCCTTGCTCATCTCTAGGCTAAATACGCCCACTGGGACACCCTCTTTAGTTGCGACATTCTGGGCAATATTTAACGCCAAGCTAGTTTTGCCCATACTAGGCCGAGCCGCTAAGATAATTAAGTCGGATTTCTGTAGGCCTGCCAAAAGATTATCTATCCCGGAAAATCCAGTTGGAACTCCGCGCAGACTTTCTTTATCTTTGTGCAAGCTATCGAGACGATCAAAACTCTCGGCTAGGACATCCTTTATAGACACAAAGTTTTGCCTGAGGTGCTTTTGGCTGACATCGAAAAGTGTTTTCTCGGCATTATCCAATAAGCTATCGAGAGGCTGATCCTCGTCATAGGCCATTGTGTTAATTTGACTAGAGGCCTTGATTAGTCTTCGCAGAGTGGCCTTTTGGGCAACAAACTGGGCGTACTGCACTACATGCGCAGCTGATGGAACGCCATTAACAAGCTCCGTCAGGTAACTTGCGCCGCCCATACTCTTAAGTGTACCCTGCTTATCCAGCTCTTCAGAGAGTGTTACTACATCTAGCGGTTCGCGTTTTTCGTATAGACTAAGGATGGATTCAAATATATGACTATTTTTATCTACATAAAAATCGTCAATATGCACTACATCGGCAATTTTAATTATTGCGTCTTTATCCATCAGTAGCGACCCAAGTAGGCTGGCTTCGGCCTGGGGGTTTTGCGGCGGTACCTTGACGCTCAGGACCTCTTTGGCTGTAAACTTCTTAGCCATCTATTACCTCTCCGCCCAGTATCGCCATCGCTGAACTGACTAATTCTTCCTGAGAATCGATCTGAGTGGGCTTTTTAATAGCTTCCAGCTTGATAATTAGATGCATACTTCGACCATACACCTTGGTAAAGGCCTTCTCGACTAAACTAGTATTTCGTGGTTCAGCGATTCTATCCTTATGAAAGCTAAACCTACAGACGACCTCAATACTATCTTTGTAGACTCTAATCTCCGCTCCTTTCAGGACTGCATATAAAGAATTGTTGTAGTGCTTGATGACACTAAGCGACTTAATGAACAACTCCTCGCTGTCAGGTCTTAGTTTGGTCTCGGGCTCTAGGGTTTTACTCTTAGGGGCGCCAGCGGTGCTAGCACCCTCAATATTACCTACCTCTTTGTGTGAATTAACCTGGGCTGAGGCGAGAGCCATTGGCATTGTGGGCTGGGTGCTATTAGCCTGTGAATTTATGAACGATTTAGCTAGCCCAACCTGTAAAACTAGCTGCGGCAATGATGACTGACGAATATTTGACTGCACCCAGTGAAGGTTCTCAGCGAGGCCTAGTAGGAACTCATCACTGTACACATCCCCTTGTTGCAAATAACTCTGAATACTATCTAGCATCTGCTGGGCCAGCAGTGAAGTATCGGCGCCGGAGTCGTATAGCGCCTGTAAGAATGAAAGCATTTCCTTGATTTGATTGGCATCTCGGGCATCAAATATCTGTTTTATTTTAGTGCTATCCTGTAGCCCTGTGAAGTCCGATATTATGCTAACCGTTATTGGCCCTTTAATGGCCGAGACTTGGTCTAATAAGCTAATTGCATCCCTAAAGCCACCCCGGCTGATCTTAGCAATCAAGTCCAGTGCCTTGTCTTCAATTATTATATTTTCTTGGTCTGCGATGTATCTTAAGTGCTTTGTCATATCAGAAGCAAGGATTGGCTTAAAATCGAATCTTTGCGTCCTGGATGTAATTGTCTCGGGCAGCTTGTGCGCTTCGGTGGTGGCAAAAATAAATACGACATGGGCAGGTGGCTCCTCGAGGGTCTTTAATAGGGCATTAAAGGCAGGGGTGGTGAGCATGTGTACTTCATCGATAATATAAACCTTGTACTCGAGCTTGGCAGGTAAAACCTGGACTTTCTCTCTAAGGCTTCGAATTTCATCTATGCCGCGATTACTAGCCCCATCTATCTCTATTATATCGAGGTGGCTAGATATAGAATCCTCCTTATTTAGGCCGTTTAATTGCTTGGCGATAATCCTAGCAATGCTTGTTTTACCAACACCACGCGGCCCCGTAAGCAGATAAGCGTGACTATGTTTGCCCGTGGCTATAGCGTTAGTAAGAGTACTAACGACATGCTTCTGGCCAACTACCTCGCTGAAGTCAGCAGATCTATATTTACGATATAAAGCTAAATTAGACAAACCACTCTCCTACTTTAGTAGCTATTATAGCTGATTAGTTAGGCCTTTTACAGGTCTATTATATAGTAGAGATAAGCGCCTCTATGGCAGCCCAAGAAGGCTTGGTACCAGCCGGCACAACGATTGTGACTTCATCGCCTGGCTGAGCCTTGAAATAAGTGACACTGGCATAAAGAACTCGATATTTTATATCGCCAACCACTGCAACATATTGGCCATTCTCGAGTGATATCTTGGCTATAATCTTTTTGCGTTCTACTGGACCAATCTGCTTGTATATAAAGCTACCGTCCTGAGCTATAGTTAGCTTGAGAGTGTCTCCTTCGACTAGCTTGGATTTAGAAGCATAATTAGCTGGTACTGGATAGACTTTGCCATCTGGACCAATCATATTCTGGCCATCAAACTGGCCTTCTATTATTTTACCAATGGAGTCCTGTGAGCCAGGCTGAACTAAATCTTGAAGCTTGGGCTCAGGCAAATCACTTGAACTAACGCCGAGCTTCTTAAGCTCTTCTTCTACCTGTTTAATAGTATCTTGAGCGACCTGCATTTGGGTCGCTAGATTCTGCATAATTTTCTGTTTATCTTTATCTATCATTTTGTTAACCTACCTTACATAAATTACTTTTTACACATTTTAGCAAGAAACAGTACAAAAGCCAAACAAAAAAGACCCCAAAGGGTCTAAATTGTGATTTACAGATTAAAAACTACTGCAATTCAATTGTCGCTCCGGCCTCTTCAAGCTTCTTCTTGGCCTCTTCTGCCTCTTTGGCAGGCACAGCTTCTTTGATCATCTTAGGCGCACCATCTACCACAGCCTTGCTTTCTGCAAGACCTAGGCCAGATACTTCGCGCACTGCCTTGATTACATCAATTTTCTTTTCGCCTGTTGCAGTTAGCATAATGTCGTAAGCACTTTTAGCCTCTTCGACTTCCGCTTCACCACCTGCTGGACCACCAACCGCAGCTGCTGCAGCTGGAGCGGCAGCACTTACGCCAAAGTGATCTTCCAAAACCTTAACTAATTCTGACAAATCTAAAACACTTAGTTCCGAGATTTGGTCAACTAGTGATTTAAACTTTGCGGGTACTTCTTTATTCTCTTCAACTGAAGCTACAGATTCCTCTTTAACTTCATCTTTTTTCGTAATTTCTTCTGCCATTTTATACTTCTCCCTTCTTAACTTGCAGTGCGTTTAGCACATGCAATACTTGAGTTATATTGCCATTTAGGACTCTTACAAATCCACTTAGTGGAGCCGCAATTGTACCTACTACTTGGGCCGTAAGAATCTCTCGACTCGGTAGCTTAGCTAGCGCTAAGATATTTTCACGGCTTATTGTGTTCCCTGATTCATCGATGCCACCAATGATCTCTAGGTTCTCATTTGTTTTAGCAAAATCTGCAATTACTTTGCAGGTTTGTGCTTCATCCTGACCAAAAGCAATTGCCATTGGTCCTGTAAAAACCGAATGATCGGCTTTTTTAAGTTCGGTTTGTGCGATAGCAACCTTTACTAAGGTATTTTTACTTACCTTATAGCTGATACCGGCCTCTCGTAGCTTATTGCGCAAATCGTTAATTGACGGGACATCTAAGCCGCGGTAATCAGTCATTACGGCAATTTTGCTACTTGTGAAGGCCTCGGCTAAGACCTTTACATCAGCCTCTTTTTGCTTGCGTGTTTTTGCCATAGGCATCCTCCGATGCTTTAAATTTAATGTGCATGATTACCAAACAAAAAGCCCCCGGTAATAAACCTAGGACCTTAAAGTTTGAAAATCTATTGTTAGATTTGTAACCTCATGTAGCGAATTAAGTCATTTAGACTGCTACAGTCTTTGGTAATCGATATTATTATAGCAGCTTAGCGGTGAATATTCAACTACAAACTACGCTTAAACGCATTATCGTATGGCCATGCAAGGTCATTGGCTAGCTTGGCGGTGTAGGTAGCGAGCTGGTTACTTTGTAGATCGCCTAAAATGGCTTTGCCTATCAGCATGCCGAGCTCTCTGGACTGGGAAATGCCTATGCCACGACTAGTTAGGGCCGCCATGCCAAGTCTCAGGCCACTGGGCCGCCATGCTGATTTGAGGTCGCCGGGCACTGAATTACGATTTGTTATTACACCTGAAACTTCAAGTGTTTGCTGAATTGCTAGGCTATCGGAGGCCTTGGGCAGATTAATTAAGCTAAGGTGGGTTTCGCTCTTGGCTGAGACGGTAATGCCAGACGAGAGTACTCCTTGCTCTAGCGAAGCAGTATTAGCTACGACTGATTTGATGTATTTACTAAAAGGCACTTTGTCGGTGTACTCGTCCTCGCCGAGTACCTCCATTAAGGCCTGGCCAACGGCAGCTATCTGATTGAGATGCGGCCCACCGCTGGTTCCAGGAAAAACAGTCTTATTGATCGCTGGCATGTACTGCTTTTTAGCAAAAAGTAACGCTGAGCGCGGTCCACGCAGTGTCTTGTGCGTGGTTGTTGTCACGAAGTCCGCCCCACTGCCATCAGGATTAAATGGGCTGCTGTGCTCACCGGTGGCGACTAATCCTGAAATGTGAGCAATATCTGCCAATACAAGGCAGCCATTACCATGAGCCAGGCTGCATATTTCTGTAAACTCATACTTTTGTGGATAGGCCGAAAACCCAACGACCAATAACCTTGGCTTATACTTAATAATTTTGCGCTTAAGCTCGGCTAGATCCAAAACAAAGCCCTGGGGGCTAGGCGTGAGGTAGTATGATTGGTGGTTGAAGAACTTTAGATAGCTGCTAGACGAGTGAAGATGGCTGAGGTGGCCACCGCTGGCTAAGTCCAGGCTAAGTACTGTATCGCCAGGCTCAAGAACAGTTAAAAATACCATGGCATTTGCTGGGCTACCAGACAGTACTTGGACATTTACGCCATACTCACCAGTTGAATCAAACACCTCAAGAGACTTTTGCTGTACAAACTCTTCTAGCTCATCGGCGAGTATGTTGCCTCCATAATATCGCTTTCCTGGGTAGCCTTCGGCGTATTTATCATTCCATATTGAACCTAGCAAATCTAAAACTTTAGGACTTGGGTAGTTTTCTGAGGCTATTAAATTGATAGTGGCTTGCTGACGAGAGTTTTCTTGCTCAGTTAGCTTGTATATTTTATTCATTATATGCCCTAATTATACCATTTAGCTTACAAATGTAATTAATTAATGTATCCTTTTATGGCTACCCGCCAAACTACGATCAGTTAGGCCTGCTAACAGATACTAGCAGATCAATTGCTGGGTTACTCGGATATAAAAAGCCCCAATGTGGGGCTTTTTATATAATTGACCGAGCTATTTCTGCCTGGCCTCACGCAAGGCCTCGTTGTGGTCGAGCCTGATGCTAGGGCTCATGCTAGAAGTTATATATATATTTCGGATAAACACTCCTTTGACTCCACTCGGCTTAGCCGATGAAAGAGCCTTAACTACCGATCTGGCATTGGAATATAGATCCTCAGGCTTGAAGCTAAGTTTCCCAATCGCGACATGTATAACCCCATTGGCATCATTCTTGATTTCCACCTTACCCTTCTTAAACTCATCGACTGCCTTGGCTGGATCGGCCGTTACAGTACCATTTTTAGGTGAAGGCATTAAGCCTTTTGGGCCAAGTATTTTCGCAAGTTTGCCTAGCTCACTCATTTTGTCTGGGCTGGCAATTAATATATCAAAATTAAACTTTTCCTTTGCTATTTCTTTTAATATAAGTTCACCATCTACAAAATCAGCTCCTGCCTTCTTAGCTGCCTCAGATTCATTCTCGCCAGATATCACGGCAACTACCAAAGTTTTGCCAGTACCTGCAGGTAATGAGATATTAGTTCTTACCATCTGATCAGCCTGCCTAGGATCAATATTTAGCGTTGCATGCAATTCAGCAGTTGCGTCAAATTTTACCTTAGAAATCTTGGGCAGCAAAGCCATGGCCTCTGCAAGCGTGTAGAGCTTATCCTTTTCGAGCATATCTCGCGCAGACTTCTGGTTCTTTGTGTACTTTTTAACTCTAGGCTTTTGTTTGGTTTTCGGTACTTCGATGGATTTTTTAGAATCTATCTTTTTAGCCTCTTTGGCTTCTTTATCACTGGCCTCGGTTTGGGCCTTAATG is from Patescibacteria group bacterium and encodes:
- a CDS encoding glycosyltransferase family 39 protein, whose protein sequence is MKNNKTLIFIRKNMVWFLLLAIVALAIFFRFYQLNTLPPGLHPDEAANGLDIFKILENRDLRIIYNTNGPREALFFYFQAVFVLAMGNTITALRVAPALFGVLSVIVVFFATKEWFNRRTALITAFFFAINPWVVTIQRDGFRASLVPLFIALILLFGAKAYKTNKKIYYILAAVSLGLGFYTYTAFSMILTAIFAGFIYMLIFRRSWLMSNWKKLILSMAVFGAVMSPLLYTTIKDPGGSTARAGGTSFLNKNLNNGQPIQTLLSGTAKTILQYNYIGDSNNRHNFSGQPLLNIFVGIMFILGLVMCLFNFAKPKYALLLVVFGSMLLPSLLTAEGLPHALRSIGTAVPVLIMAGMGVNYLLYMWYQTFPINRLARITGLFLVCVLMALSLIQAYRQYFVSWAQDAKTYEAYNEGSVAIAKYLISTNNPARSNYVIMGGYEANTIEYLTHKKSQYSLLDTAQLRDLPIANTTNILIIVPAGADHDKQVAIVKAKFPNATVKDFYSDFNGKLLFSACEINQ
- a CDS encoding GtrA family protein, with amino-acid sequence MMSNTKSKPSNKLSEAAQVGRFGLVGILNTLVDFTLLNILAATILPSTLLIFSFTLAGKQYNITGVVLAGLISGTAAMINSFIFNKNFTFKAKKLSPAKLVLFFIITAAGLYLIRPIIFFVFTDVWIWPAQLAYSITSYLRLPFTREFDIRNTALLAAVAVVLFYNYLMYKYFIFNNEK
- the dnaB gene encoding replicative DNA helicase, encoding MAKKFTAKEVLSVKVPPQNPQAEASLLGSLLMDKDAIIKIADVVHIDDFYVDKNSHIFESILSLYEKREPLDVVTLSEELDKQGTLKSMGGASYLTELVNGVPSAAHVVQYAQFVAQKATLRRLIKASSQINTMAYDEDQPLDSLLDNAEKTLFDVSQKHLRQNFVSIKDVLAESFDRLDSLHKDKESLRGVPTGFSGIDNLLAGLQKSDLIILAARPSMGKTSLALNIAQNVATKEGVPVGVFSLEMSKEQLIDRLLASEAGIDSWKLRTGSLEDKDFEKLNKAMGVLSEAPIYIDDSAMANVMEMRTKARRLQSEHDLGLIVIDYLQLMSGRNSSENRVQEISEISRGLKGMARELNVPVIALSQLSRSVEQRSPKIPQLSDLRESGSIEQDADVVMFIYREDYYEKDSEKKNIADILIKKHRNGPTGEVELFFQPEQTLFKSIDRGGQN
- the dnaX gene encoding DNA polymerase III subunit gamma/tau, which codes for MSNLALYRKYRSADFSEVVGQKHVVSTLTNAIATGKHSHAYLLTGPRGVGKTSIARIIAKQLNGLNKEDSISSHLDIIEIDGASNRGIDEIRSLREKVQVLPAKLEYKVYIIDEVHMLTTPAFNALLKTLEEPPAHVVFIFATTEAHKLPETITSRTQRFDFKPILASDMTKHLRYIADQENIIIEDKALDLIAKISRGGFRDAISLLDQVSAIKGPITVSIISDFTGLQDSTKIKQIFDARDANQIKEMLSFLQALYDSGADTSLLAQQMLDSIQSYLQQGDVYSDEFLLGLAENLHWVQSNIRQSSLPQLVLQVGLAKSFINSQANSTQPTMPMALASAQVNSHKEVGNIEGASTAGAPKSKTLEPETKLRPDSEELFIKSLSVIKHYNNSLYAVLKGAEIRVYKDSIEVVCRFSFHKDRIAEPRNTSLVEKAFTKVYGRSMHLIIKLEAIKKPTQIDSQEELVSSAMAILGGEVIDG
- the rplL gene encoding 50S ribosomal protein L7/L12 codes for the protein MAEEITKKDEVKEESVASVEENKEVPAKFKSLVDQISELSVLDLSELVKVLEDHFGVSAAAPAAAAAVGGPAGGEAEVEEAKSAYDIMLTATGEKKIDVIKAVREVSGLGLAESKAVVDGAPKMIKEAVPAKEAEEAKKKLEEAGATIELQ
- the rplJ gene encoding 50S ribosomal protein L10; translation: MAKTRKQKEADVKVLAEAFTSSKIAVMTDYRGLDVPSINDLRNKLREAGISYKVSKNTLVKVAIAQTELKKADHSVFTGPMAIAFGQDEAQTCKVIADFAKTNENLEIIGGIDESGNTISRENILALAKLPSREILTAQVVGTIAAPLSGFVRVLNGNITQVLHVLNALQVKKGEV
- a CDS encoding serine hydroxymethyltransferase; this translates as MNKIYKLTEQENSRQQATINLIASENYPSPKVLDLLGSIWNDKYAEGYPGKRYYGGNILADELEEFVQQKSLEVFDSTGEYGVNVQVLSGSPANAMVFLTVLEPGDTVLSLDLASGGHLSHLHSSSSYLKFFNHQSYYLTPSPQGFVLDLAELKRKIIKYKPRLLVVGFSAYPQKYEFTEICSLAHGNGCLVLADIAHISGLVATGEHSSPFNPDGSGADFVTTTTHKTLRGPRSALLFAKKQYMPAINKTVFPGTSGGPHLNQIAAVGQALMEVLGEDEYTDKVPFSKYIKSVVANTASLEQGVLSSGITVSAKSETHLSLINLPKASDSLAIQQTLEVSGVITNRNSVPGDLKSAWRPSGLRLGMAALTSRGIGISQSRELGMLIGKAILGDLQSNQLATYTAKLANDLAWPYDNAFKRSL
- the rplA gene encoding 50S ribosomal protein L1, encoding MEDSKKSIKKVIKKDLEPKEVAELGESSASELEKPVKVAKSGKRSIKAQTEASDKEAKEAKKIDSKKSIEVPKTKQKPRVKKYTKNQKSARDMLEKDKLYTLAEAMALLPKISKVKFDATAELHATLNIDPRQADQMVRTNISLPAGTGKTLVVAVISGENESEAAKKAGADFVDGELILKEIAKEKFNFDILIASPDKMSELGKLAKILGPKGLMPSPKNGTVTADPAKAVDEFKKGKVEIKNDANGVIHVAIGKLSFKPEDLYSNARSVVKALSSAKPSGVKGVFIRNIYITSSMSPSIRLDHNEALREARQK